The Antennarius striatus isolate MH-2024 chromosome 23, ASM4005453v1, whole genome shotgun sequence genome has a segment encoding these proteins:
- the LOC137590226 gene encoding astrocytic phosphoprotein PEA-15 — protein MAEYSSLLSDLSENITNEDLEQLKSACKEDIPEDQSNNITSSKEWFSYLEKNDKLAQDNLSYIEHIFEISRRPDLLTRVIEYRTTVLKISEDDEIDTKLTRIPSAKKYKDIIRQPSEDEIIKLAPPPKKV, from the exons ATGGCGGAGTACAGCTCTCTTCTCAGCGACTTGTCTGAAAACATCACCAACGAAGACTTGGAGCAGCTCAAGTCGGCCTGCAAGGAGGACATCCCCGAGGACCAGAGCAACAACATCACCTCCTCCAAGGAGTGGTTCAGCTACCTGGAGAAGAACGACAAGCTGGCCCaag ATAATCTGTCCTACATCGAGCACATCTTCGAGATTTCCCGACGACCGGATCTACTGACGAGGGTGATCGAGTATCGCACCACCGTGCTCAAGATCTCTGAGGACGATGAGATCGACACCAAGCTCACACGCATCCCTTCTGCCAAGAAATACAAAG ACATCATTCGCCAGCCCTCTGAAGATGAGATCATCAagttggccccgccccctaaaAAGGTGTGA